In one window of Oryza sativa Japonica Group chromosome 9, ASM3414082v1 DNA:
- the LOC4347483 gene encoding cytochrome b561 and DOMON domain-containing protein At3g25290, which translates to MAGAVVLALLLLLAAMAAASVAAAGGCAGEAFSANRAYAACSDLPRLGASLRWTYDRGAGGELSVAFVAAPAAPGGWVAWGLNPAGDGMAGAQALVAVPSSSGAWEVRTYNISGYALGEPGPIAFPASDLAAELGADGRVRVFGTLSLAAYGGAGVLNQVWQVGPAVTGGVPAPHAMGGANLAAKAKLDLLTQTTTAASSSSDAIAKKRNIHGLLNAVSWGILLPMGAILARYLKTFRSADPAWFYLHVSCQLIGYGVGVAGWATGINLGNMSNGITYTLHRNIGIIVFALGTLQIFALFLRPKKENKYRVYWNMYHHSVGYTVIILGITNIFKGMTILGVEQRWKTAYVAVLCLLGVAAIILEVVTWGMVVKRRNAESKTFNSASNGHLPRHV; encoded by the exons ATGGCGGGGGCGGTGGTGCTGgcgctgcttctgctgctcgcggcgatggcggcggcgtcggtggcggcagCCGGGGgatgcgccggcgaggcgtTCTCGGCGAACCGCGCGTACGCGGCGTGCAGCGACCTGCCGCGGCTCGGCGCGTCACTGCGCTGGACGTACGaccgcggcgcgggcggggagcTGTCCGTCGCGTTCGtggcggcgcccgcggcgccggGAGGGTGGGTGGCGTGGGGGCTCAACCCGGCCGGTGACGGGATGGCCGGGGCGCAGGCGCTCGTCgccgtgccgtcgtcgtcgggcgcGTGGGAGGTCCGGACATACAACATCTCCGGGTACGCGCTCGGCGAGCCGGGGCCGATCGCGTTCCCGGCGTCGgacctcgccgccgagctcggcgCCGACGGCCGCGTCAGGGTGTTCGGCACGCTGAGCCTCGCCGcctacggcggcgccggcgtgctgAACCAGGTGTGGCAGGTCGGCCccgccgtcaccggcggcgTCCCCGCGCCGCACGCCATGGGCGGCGCCAACCTCGCTGCCAAGGCGAAGCTAGACCTACTAACAcaaaccaccaccgccgcctcctcctcctccgacgccaTCGCCAAGAAGCGCAAC ATCCATGGATTGCTCAACGCCGTGAGCTGGGGAATCCTGCTGCCCATGGGGGCGATCTTGGCGAGGTATCTCAAGACCTTCAGATCGGCGGACCCGGCATGGTTCTACCTCCATGTGAGCTGCCAGCTGATCGGCtatggcgtcggcgtcgccggctGGGCCACCGGCATCAACCTCGGCAACATGTCCAATGGGATCACCTACACTCTCCACCGCAACATCGGCATCATTGTCTTTGCTCTTGGCACCCTGCAA ATTTTTGCGCTGTTCTTGAGGCCCAAGAAGGAGAACAAGTACAGGGTCTACTGGAACATGTACCACCACTCCGTCGGCTACACGGTGATCATACTGGGGATCACCAACATCTTCAAGGGGATGACCATCCTTGGCGTCGAGCAGCGGTGGAAGACGGCCTACGTCGCCGTCCTCTgcctcctcggcgtcgccgccatcaTCCTTGAGGTCGTCACATGGGGCATGGTGGTGAAGAGGCGCAATGCCGAGAGCAAGACCTTCAACAGCGCCTCCAATGGCCACCTGCCTCGCcatgtgtga